One part of the Anaeromyxobacter sp. Fw109-5 genome encodes these proteins:
- a CDS encoding phosphate-starvation-inducible PsiE family protein has translation MGTPARRKHFAEFKANWLTLGVYERFEQAVALIIAWLIAAVVIIAVWRLSREVLSLFMAGLLNPLDHKVFQVVFGEIATVLIALEFRHSITRVAPGRAHIIEVQTVLLIAILALARKFIILDVKEYDAMQIFALAAVVIAVGVTYWLVRERGARAAAA, from the coding sequence ATGGGAACACCTGCACGCCGCAAGCATTTCGCGGAGTTCAAGGCCAACTGGCTCACGCTCGGGGTCTACGAGCGGTTCGAGCAGGCGGTGGCGCTCATCATCGCGTGGCTGATCGCCGCCGTCGTCATCATCGCGGTCTGGAGACTCTCCAGGGAGGTTCTGTCCCTCTTCATGGCCGGACTCCTGAACCCGCTCGACCACAAGGTCTTTCAGGTCGTGTTCGGGGAGATTGCAACCGTGCTCATCGCGCTCGAGTTCCGGCACTCGATCACGAGGGTGGCGCCCGGGCGAGCTCACATCATCGAGGTGCAGACGGTGCTTCTCATCGCGATCCTGGCGCTCGCGCGGAAGTTCATCATCCTCGACGTGAAGGAGTACGACGCGATGCAGATCTTCGCCCTCGCAGCGGTCGTGATCGCGGTGGGCGTGACCTACTGGCTCGTACGCGAGCGCGGCGCGCGGGCCGCCGCCGCCTGA
- a CDS encoding ATP-dependent Clp protease proteolytic subunit translates to MLQQRLLESSRQRLISRIERRRKSRVILLVHRQETMSLLGFPLMRYIDINDSEDVLRAIELTDPEVPLDIVLHTPGGVVLAALQIARAERDHKGKVTVIVPHYAMSGGTLIALSADEILMSRHAVLGPVDPQLGQYPAASLLKVVSKKPIAEIDDQTLVLADVAEKAVNQIRESVQDLFTRSVSAEKSRELAELLSTGTWTHDYPITFEQAQRLGFKVRSDVPAEFMQLMSLYPQPVRRRPAVEYLPVPRRAEPPRERRE, encoded by the coding sequence GTGCTCCAGCAGCGCCTCCTCGAGAGCTCGCGCCAGCGCCTCATCTCGCGCATCGAGCGCCGACGCAAATCGCGCGTCATCTTGCTCGTCCACCGCCAGGAGACGATGAGCCTGCTCGGCTTCCCGCTGATGCGGTACATCGACATCAACGACTCGGAGGACGTCCTGCGCGCGATCGAGCTGACGGACCCGGAGGTGCCGCTCGACATCGTCCTGCACACGCCGGGCGGGGTCGTCCTCGCGGCGCTCCAGATCGCTCGGGCGGAGCGGGACCACAAGGGCAAGGTGACGGTGATCGTGCCGCATTACGCGATGTCGGGCGGGACGCTCATCGCGCTCTCCGCGGACGAGATCTTGATGTCGCGCCATGCCGTCCTCGGCCCGGTAGACCCCCAGCTCGGCCAGTACCCAGCGGCGTCGCTCCTGAAGGTCGTCTCGAAGAAGCCGATCGCCGAGATCGACGACCAGACGCTCGTCCTCGCCGACGTGGCCGAGAAGGCGGTGAACCAGATCCGCGAGAGCGTCCAGGACCTGTTCACGAGGAGCGTATCTGCCGAGAAGTCGCGTGAGCTCGCGGAGCTGCTGTCCACGGGGACGTGGACCCACGATTACCCCATCACGTTCGAGCAGGCGCAGCGGCTCGGGTTCAAGGTCCGGTCCGACGTGCCCGCCGAGTTCATGCAGCTCATGAGCCTGTACCCGCAGCCGGTGCGGAGGAGGCCTGCGGTGGAGTACCTGCCGGTTCCGCGTCGTGCGGAGCCGCCGCGCGAACGCCGGGAGTGA
- the glgX gene encoding glycogen debranching protein GlgX: MHARATWPGRPEPLGATFDGHGVNFAVYSPQATRVEVCVFDPDAPARETRRFELREKTAHVWHAYSPGLQTGTLYGFRAHGPYEPTRGLRFNGSKLLVDPYARALTGEVDWRAPVHSYPVGDPGGDLGADVQDDAWGVPKAVVVADLFDWGGDTRPLTPWHRSVIYEVHVRGFTMRHPGVPPELRGTYAGLASPEAIAHLRRLGITAVELLPVHEFVDDAHLVEKGLKNYWGYNTLCYFAPEQRYSSLGSRGGQVTDFKEMVKALHRAGIEVIVDVVYNHTCEGNHLGPTLSLKGLANDDYYRLSAADRRYYVDFTGCGNSLDTTNPQTLKLVMDSLRYWAEQLHVDGFRFDLATTLCRDPEHFDPRSGFLQAVHQDPTLAKMKLIAEPWDLGPGGYAVGRFPVRWSEWNGRYRDVVRRFWKGEQGQAPELGYRLTGSADLYEAAGRKIFASVNFVTAHDGFTLRDLVSYERKHNEANLEGNRDGSDDNASWNCGAEGETDDPLVKELRDRQQRNLIAALFVSQGVPMLCAGDEMGKTQRGNNNAYCQDNEISWLDWDLDGRRQTLLDFTAHMIRLRLREPVLQRRRFFRGARLWDSSLKDLAWFRPDGREMREADWQVFVRSLAFLLGGDAIDTPDERGIRIVGDTLLVLLNAHHELVAYTLPDVSWGAEWEILVDTAGAIDAKRPRVAAQRVVEVAARSLVVLSRPAAR, translated from the coding sequence ATGCACGCACGGGCGACATGGCCGGGCCGACCCGAGCCGCTGGGAGCCACGTTCGACGGGCACGGCGTCAACTTCGCGGTGTACAGCCCGCAGGCGACGCGCGTCGAGGTGTGTGTCTTCGACCCGGACGCTCCTGCGCGCGAGACCCGCCGATTCGAGCTGCGCGAGAAGACCGCTCACGTCTGGCACGCCTATTCTCCGGGCCTGCAGACCGGAACGCTCTACGGCTTCCGCGCCCACGGGCCCTACGAGCCTACCCGCGGCCTGCGCTTCAACGGCTCGAAGCTCCTGGTGGACCCGTACGCGCGGGCGTTGACGGGGGAGGTCGACTGGAGGGCGCCGGTCCACTCCTACCCGGTGGGCGATCCCGGCGGGGACCTCGGCGCGGACGTCCAGGACGACGCCTGGGGAGTGCCGAAGGCCGTGGTGGTCGCGGACCTCTTCGACTGGGGCGGGGACACGCGCCCGCTCACGCCGTGGCACCGATCGGTGATCTACGAGGTGCACGTGCGCGGATTCACGATGCGTCATCCGGGCGTGCCACCGGAGCTGCGCGGCACCTACGCGGGTCTCGCGTCTCCGGAGGCCATCGCGCACCTTCGGCGGCTCGGGATCACCGCCGTCGAGCTGCTCCCCGTCCACGAGTTCGTGGACGACGCCCACCTCGTCGAGAAGGGGCTGAAGAACTACTGGGGCTACAACACCCTATGCTACTTCGCGCCCGAGCAGCGCTACTCGAGCCTCGGCTCGCGCGGCGGGCAGGTGACCGACTTCAAGGAGATGGTGAAGGCGCTGCACCGCGCCGGCATCGAGGTCATCGTGGACGTCGTCTACAACCACACCTGCGAAGGCAATCACCTCGGCCCGACGCTCTCGCTGAAGGGCCTCGCGAACGACGACTACTACCGCCTGTCGGCGGCGGATCGGCGCTACTACGTCGACTTCACCGGTTGCGGAAACAGCCTCGACACGACGAATCCGCAGACGCTGAAGCTCGTCATGGACTCGCTCCGCTACTGGGCGGAGCAGTTGCACGTCGACGGGTTCCGCTTCGACCTGGCGACCACGCTGTGCCGCGATCCCGAGCACTTCGATCCGCGGTCTGGATTCCTGCAGGCCGTGCACCAGGACCCGACGCTCGCGAAGATGAAGCTCATCGCCGAACCCTGGGACCTCGGACCCGGGGGCTACGCGGTCGGCAGGTTCCCCGTGCGCTGGTCGGAGTGGAACGGCCGGTACCGCGACGTGGTGCGCCGCTTCTGGAAGGGCGAGCAGGGCCAGGCGCCGGAGCTCGGGTACCGGCTGACGGGGTCGGCCGACCTGTACGAGGCCGCGGGCCGCAAGATCTTCGCCAGCGTCAACTTCGTCACGGCGCACGACGGCTTCACGCTGCGCGACCTCGTCTCGTACGAGCGCAAGCACAACGAGGCGAACCTCGAAGGCAACCGCGACGGCTCCGACGACAATGCCTCCTGGAACTGCGGCGCCGAGGGCGAGACCGACGATCCGCTCGTGAAGGAGCTCCGCGATCGTCAGCAGCGGAACCTCATCGCGGCACTCTTCGTCTCGCAAGGCGTCCCGATGCTCTGCGCGGGGGACGAGATGGGCAAGACCCAGCGCGGGAACAACAACGCGTACTGTCAGGACAACGAGATCTCGTGGCTCGACTGGGACCTCGACGGTCGCCGGCAGACGCTCCTCGACTTCACCGCCCACATGATCCGCCTGCGGCTGCGCGAGCCGGTGCTCCAGCGCCGGCGCTTCTTCCGCGGCGCGCGGCTCTGGGATTCGTCGCTCAAGGATCTCGCGTGGTTCCGGCCCGACGGCCGCGAGATGAGGGAGGCCGACTGGCAGGTGTTCGTCCGTTCGCTCGCGTTCCTGCTGGGCGGCGATGCCATCGACACGCCCGACGAGCGCGGGATCCGGATCGTGGGCGACACGCTCCTCGTCCTCCTGAACGCGCATCACGAGCTGGTCGCGTACACGCTGCCGGACGTGTCGTGGGGAGCGGAATGGGAGATCCTCGTCGACACCGCCGGCGCGATCGACGCGAAGCGGCCGAGGGTCGCGGCGCAGCGGGTGGTCGAGGTCGCGGCGCGCTCGCTCGTGGTCCTCTCGCGCCCGGCGGCGCGGTGA
- a CDS encoding rhomboid family intramembrane serine protease gives MIPVRDTVPRRRAPVVTWALIALNVAVFLYELTLPPDELLRFVHLFGVVPARFSHPEWASALGFPTDDYWPFVTSMFLHGGWAHIIGNMWSLWIFGDNVEDRMGPWRFLVFYLLTGVVAGVTHWLTNVDSTLPTVGASGAIAGVFGAYFLLFPGARIIAVLPILFLPFFFELPAVVYLLFWLLTQLVGGTVASLAPADVGGVAWWAHIGGFAAGALLHRVFLLRRPDPASVRARRARHRGSVVDLRRCPVIDRLEVGGWTSGSSFGSSSCSRRCSPCSSSASSRARASASSRASSADANRASSCSSTARRR, from the coding sequence ATGATCCCGGTCCGCGACACCGTCCCGAGACGCCGCGCGCCCGTCGTAACCTGGGCGCTCATCGCCTTGAACGTCGCGGTGTTCCTGTACGAGCTCACGCTCCCTCCGGACGAGCTGCTGCGGTTCGTCCACCTGTTCGGGGTCGTCCCTGCGCGCTTCAGCCACCCGGAGTGGGCATCGGCGCTGGGGTTCCCGACGGACGACTACTGGCCGTTCGTCACCAGCATGTTCCTTCACGGCGGGTGGGCACACATCATCGGCAACATGTGGTCACTCTGGATCTTCGGCGACAACGTCGAGGATCGGATGGGGCCGTGGCGTTTCCTCGTCTTCTATCTCCTGACGGGCGTGGTGGCCGGGGTCACGCATTGGCTCACGAACGTCGACTCCACGCTCCCGACCGTCGGCGCCTCGGGCGCGATCGCCGGCGTGTTCGGCGCCTACTTCCTCCTCTTTCCCGGGGCACGCATCATCGCGGTGCTGCCAATCCTGTTCTTGCCGTTCTTCTTCGAGCTTCCGGCCGTCGTCTATCTCCTGTTCTGGCTCTTGACCCAGCTCGTCGGCGGAACGGTCGCGAGCCTTGCGCCTGCCGACGTCGGAGGGGTCGCATGGTGGGCCCACATCGGCGGTTTCGCGGCGGGGGCGCTGCTTCACCGAGTGTTCCTGCTCCGAAGACCCGACCCCGCGTCGGTTCGAGCGCGACGAGCTCGGCATCGAGGGAGCGTGGTCGACCTGAGGCGATGTCCCGTCATCGATCGCCTGGAGGTAGGCGGATGGACATCGGGCAGCTCGTTTGGCTCTTCTTCATGCTCTCGGCGCTGCAGCCCGTGCTCCAGCAGCGCCTCCTCGAGAGCTCGCGCCAGCGCCTCATCTCGCGCATCGAGCGCCGACGCAAATCGCGCGTCATCTTGCTCGTCCACCGCCAGGAGACGATGA
- a CDS encoding transketolase: MRMTPATDRWAPLATQLRADSIRATTRAGSGHPTSSLSAADLMAVLLAGHLHYDWRHPRSPDNDRLVFSKGHAAPLLYAMLKAAGAISDEELLTLRKLGSRLEGHPSPRLPFVEVATGSLGQGLPIAIGVALAARLTRRDLRCWVLLGDSEMSEGSVYEALELGGHYRLASLVAIVDMNRLGQRGPTMLGWEGERYADRARAFGWKALVIDGHDHPAIDWACSEAERADRPVCIVARTKKGAGVALLEDREGWHGKALSEGEARLALAELGNPRCDLVIETPLPRRSSPQWSPRRGAYQAPRYEPGSRVATREAFGDALRALGDARDHVVALDGEVSNSTYSERFERAHPDRFFELYIAEQALVSAAVGMQVLGAVPFASTFAAFVTRAYDQLRMAAISRARLCLVGTHAGVSIGEDGPSQMGLEDLAMMRAVVGSTVLYPSCATTTADLVGQAADREGIVYLRATREKTPVLYGPGERFPIGGSRVVRGSSADAAAVIAAGITLHEALRAHDLLRAEGIAVRVVDLYSVKPIDAATVEACANECSGRLVVVEDHRPEGGLADAVSEVFAERRGPAIFRLAVRGMPGSGTPRELLDAAGIGAAAIVDAVKRATR; encoded by the coding sequence ATCCGCATGACCCCCGCGACGGACCGCTGGGCACCCCTCGCGACGCAGCTTCGCGCCGACAGCATCCGGGCCACCACCAGGGCGGGGTCCGGGCATCCGACCTCCAGCCTCTCCGCCGCCGACCTGATGGCGGTCCTGCTCGCCGGCCACCTGCACTACGATTGGCGGCACCCGAGGAGCCCCGACAACGACCGGCTCGTCTTCTCGAAGGGCCACGCTGCGCCGCTGCTGTACGCGATGCTCAAAGCGGCAGGGGCGATCTCCGACGAGGAGCTGCTCACGCTCCGGAAGCTCGGCAGCCGGCTCGAGGGGCACCCCTCGCCGCGCCTTCCCTTCGTCGAGGTCGCGACCGGCTCGCTCGGGCAGGGACTCCCCATCGCGATCGGCGTCGCGCTCGCCGCGCGGCTCACGCGCCGCGATCTTCGCTGCTGGGTGCTCCTCGGCGACAGCGAGATGTCGGAGGGGAGCGTCTACGAGGCGCTCGAGCTAGGCGGCCACTACCGCCTCGCGTCGCTCGTCGCGATCGTGGACATGAACCGCCTCGGGCAGCGAGGACCGACCATGCTCGGGTGGGAGGGGGAACGCTACGCCGACCGCGCGCGCGCCTTCGGCTGGAAGGCGCTCGTCATCGACGGCCACGACCACCCCGCCATCGATTGGGCCTGCTCCGAGGCGGAGCGCGCCGACCGGCCGGTCTGCATCGTGGCGCGGACGAAGAAGGGGGCCGGCGTCGCGCTCCTCGAGGACCGGGAGGGGTGGCACGGCAAGGCGCTCTCGGAGGGCGAGGCGAGGCTCGCCCTCGCGGAGCTCGGGAATCCTCGCTGCGACCTGGTGATCGAGACGCCGCTCCCGCGGCGGAGCTCGCCCCAGTGGTCCCCGCGCCGTGGCGCCTATCAGGCGCCGCGCTACGAGCCCGGGTCCAGGGTAGCGACGCGCGAGGCCTTCGGGGACGCGCTGCGGGCGCTCGGGGACGCGCGCGACCACGTGGTCGCCCTCGACGGCGAGGTCAGCAACTCGACGTACTCGGAGAGGTTCGAGAGGGCGCACCCGGACCGGTTCTTCGAGCTCTACATCGCCGAGCAGGCGCTCGTGTCCGCCGCGGTGGGCATGCAGGTCCTCGGTGCCGTTCCCTTCGCGTCCACGTTCGCCGCGTTCGTCACGCGCGCGTACGACCAGCTCCGCATGGCCGCGATCTCGCGCGCCCGCCTCTGCCTCGTGGGCACGCACGCGGGAGTCTCGATCGGCGAGGACGGGCCGTCGCAGATGGGGCTCGAGGACCTGGCGATGATGCGCGCCGTGGTGGGGAGCACCGTGCTCTACCCGTCGTGCGCGACGACGACCGCCGACCTCGTCGGCCAGGCGGCGGATCGGGAGGGGATCGTGTACCTGCGCGCGACCCGCGAGAAGACGCCGGTCCTGTACGGGCCCGGGGAGCGATTCCCGATCGGCGGCAGCCGAGTCGTGCGCGGGTCGAGCGCGGATGCGGCCGCGGTGATCGCGGCCGGGATCACGCTTCACGAGGCGCTCCGGGCGCACGACCTCCTCAGGGCGGAGGGGATCGCCGTCCGCGTGGTGGACCTCTACTCGGTGAAGCCGATCGACGCGGCGACGGTGGAGGCGTGCGCCAACGAGTGCAGCGGGCGGCTCGTGGTCGTCGAGGATCACCGGCCGGAGGGAGGGCTCGCCGACGCCGTATCGGAGGTGTTCGCCGAGCGGCGCGGCCCCGCGATCTTCCGCCTCGCGGTGCGCGGAATGCCGGGGTCAGGAACCCCCCGCGAGCTCCTCGACGCGGCGGGCATCGGCGCCGCCGCCATCGTCGACGCCGTGAAGCGGGCGACTCGGTGA
- a CDS encoding phosphatidylserine/phosphatidylglycerophosphate/cardiolipin synthase family protein, with amino-acid sequence MRAALAAGVATGATLGVLARRWWDLRTRYGPWASLSAGLGEGVDSVALALLETTATPMLAGNHVERRDNGQVFDAIEETIRAARHSVHVDVYIWKPGQPGERMVNLLCRRAREGIAVRILVDPVGSPGFDRQLRPRLLAAGCEAHYFRPLHERPLAFTGRNHRKLVVVDGRVGFTGGFGIAPEWLGNGLSPREWRDSNARVEGPVVRQMQVAFASHWLETGGTILPAGEFERARPAGDARAAYVTSMDVKGLSHARWVTHVAVAAARRRAWIANAYFVPPPEVLAALCARPERGIEVRLLLPGPYQDHPGVTFVQRRLYPCLDRSRVKVHEYQPSMMHAKTMLIDDRLVVIGSMNLDFLSMNWLEEGCLVVDDRPFAAEFEECWRMDMARSRQVTGRREPSGAGLPLAEVRPGAAPGGAP; translated from the coding sequence ATGAGGGCTGCGCTAGCGGCAGGGGTCGCCACGGGAGCGACGCTCGGGGTTCTGGCGCGGCGCTGGTGGGATCTTCGGACCCGGTACGGGCCTTGGGCTTCACTCTCCGCCGGGCTCGGCGAGGGCGTCGACTCGGTCGCCCTCGCGCTCCTCGAGACGACGGCGACCCCAATGCTCGCCGGAAACCACGTCGAGCGCAGGGACAACGGCCAGGTGTTCGACGCGATCGAGGAGACGATCCGCGCGGCGCGCCACAGCGTCCACGTCGACGTCTACATCTGGAAGCCGGGGCAGCCCGGGGAGCGGATGGTGAACCTTCTCTGCCGCCGGGCGCGCGAGGGGATCGCGGTGCGGATCCTCGTCGATCCCGTCGGGAGCCCCGGCTTCGACCGACAGCTCCGCCCGCGGTTGCTCGCGGCGGGGTGCGAGGCGCACTACTTCCGCCCGCTGCACGAGCGTCCGCTCGCCTTCACCGGGCGAAATCACCGCAAGCTGGTCGTCGTCGACGGACGCGTGGGTTTCACGGGGGGGTTCGGCATAGCGCCCGAGTGGCTGGGCAACGGCCTGTCTCCGCGCGAGTGGCGAGACTCGAACGCCCGGGTCGAGGGGCCGGTCGTGCGGCAGATGCAGGTGGCGTTCGCCAGCCACTGGCTCGAGACGGGAGGCACCATCCTGCCCGCGGGCGAGTTCGAGCGGGCCCGGCCTGCAGGGGACGCCCGAGCCGCGTACGTGACCAGCATGGACGTCAAGGGGCTGTCCCACGCCCGCTGGGTGACGCACGTCGCGGTGGCGGCGGCCCGGCGGCGGGCATGGATCGCGAACGCCTACTTCGTCCCGCCGCCGGAGGTGCTCGCCGCCCTGTGCGCGCGCCCCGAGCGCGGGATCGAGGTGCGGCTGCTGCTGCCCGGCCCCTACCAGGACCACCCCGGCGTCACGTTCGTCCAGCGGCGTCTCTATCCCTGCCTCGACCGGAGTCGCGTGAAGGTCCACGAGTATCAGCCGTCGATGATGCACGCCAAGACGATGCTGATCGACGACCGGCTCGTGGTCATCGGCTCCATGAACCTCGACTTCCTCTCGATGAACTGGCTCGAGGAGGGCTGCCTCGTCGTCGACGACCGCCCGTTCGCGGCAGAGTTCGAGGAGTGCTGGCGGATGGACATGGCGCGCTCGCGCCAAGTGACCGGCCGGCGCGAGCCGTCCGGCGCCGGCTTGCCGCTCGCCGAGGTGCGACCTGGAGCGGCGCCGGGCGGCGCGCCCTGA
- a CDS encoding aldo/keto reductase, with amino-acid sequence MSSSAIRTIALPFGERIPALGLGTWHMGEDPGRRQTELAALERGLDLGLTLIDTAEMYGDGAAEELVGDAIAGRRDEVFLVSKVLPTNASHTKTIAACERSLRRLGTDRIDLYLLHWRGFTRLEETVEAFHELVEAEKILYWGVSNFDVADMEELFEVPPEGPHAQTDQVLYNLGRRGIEFDLLPWCHAHRIPVMAYSPIEQGRLLESDGLRKIADRHGATPVQVALAWVLRLDDVSAIPKAGTPAHVEENRAALDLRLGDEDLAELDRAFPPPAEKRPLEML; translated from the coding sequence ATGTCCTCGTCGGCCATCCGCACCATCGCGCTCCCCTTCGGCGAGCGCATTCCCGCCCTGGGGCTCGGCACCTGGCACATGGGCGAGGATCCCGGGCGACGGCAGACGGAGCTGGCCGCCCTCGAGCGCGGTCTCGACCTCGGCCTCACGCTCATCGACACCGCGGAGATGTACGGCGACGGGGCCGCCGAGGAGCTCGTCGGCGACGCCATCGCCGGTCGGCGCGACGAGGTCTTCCTCGTGAGCAAGGTGCTTCCGACCAACGCCTCGCACACCAAGACGATCGCCGCATGCGAGCGCAGCCTGCGACGCCTCGGCACGGACCGCATCGATCTGTACCTCCTGCACTGGCGCGGCTTCACGCGCCTCGAGGAGACGGTCGAGGCCTTCCACGAGCTCGTGGAGGCCGAGAAGATCCTGTACTGGGGCGTCAGCAACTTCGACGTGGCGGACATGGAGGAGCTCTTCGAGGTCCCGCCCGAGGGACCGCACGCCCAGACGGACCAGGTGCTCTACAACCTCGGACGCCGCGGGATCGAGTTCGACCTGTTGCCCTGGTGCCACGCGCACCGTATCCCCGTCATGGCCTACTCGCCGATCGAGCAGGGACGGCTCCTCGAGAGCGACGGGCTGCGCAAGATCGCCGACCGGCACGGCGCGACTCCGGTGCAGGTGGCGCTTGCGTGGGTACTCCGGCTCGATGATGTGAGCGCGATTCCGAAGGCCGGGACGCCGGCGCACGTCGAAGAGAACCGCGCCGCGCTCGACCTCCGGCTGGGCGACGAGGATCTGGCCGAGCTCGACCGCGCGTTCCCGCCACCTGCCGAGAAACGACCGCTCGAGATGCTCTAA